One Euphorbia lathyris chromosome 1, ddEupLath1.1, whole genome shotgun sequence DNA segment encodes these proteins:
- the LOC136213562 gene encoding aluminum-activated malate transporter 2-like, which yields MAETSRTGFVLPNKLWGKVIEMSKMATKLGKDDPRRIVHAIKVGLALTIVSLFYYFDPLYEGFGINAIWAVLTVVVVFEFSVGATLGKGINRMWATVIGGALGLGCHRIATLSGRTGEPILLATFVFIIAFVMTYTRFIPRMKARYDYGLMIFILTFSLVSVSGYRDSQVIQTAHMRVSTIIIGSCVSVVVCVCICPVWIGQDLHNLVLGNIEKLGAFLLGFGNEYFDGESDNEDKSFLENYKGVLTSKNTEENMANFAKWEPGHGKFKFFHPWKQYLKIGNLSRECAFKIEALYNNLHSEFKSPKETRSKFSEACKIVSMESGKALKELGATAKKMQRSRKAAEHIENAKRIAENVKLVLKINKWEWEGESLVDIVQVGTVCLVLLEIIQSIEKIEEAINELANMADFDTLSLQHPRGVVHSAIVQPIPKCVDAIVVTVRE from the exons ATGGCAGAGACTAGTAGAACTGGTTTtgttttaccaaacaaattATGGGGCAAGGTTATTGAGATGAGTAAAATGGCAACGAAACTCGGAAAAGATGATCCAAGAAGAATTGTTCATGCTATCAAAGTAGGATTAGCTCTTACAATAGTTTCTCTATTCTACTATTTTGATCCGCTCTATGAAGGTTTCGGTATCAATGCAATTTGGGCTGTTCTTACTGTTGTAGTCGTCTTTGAGTTTTCGGTTG GAGCTACACTCGGAAAAGGTATAAATAGAATGTGGGCAACGGTTATAGGTGGAGCTCTAGGTTTAGGTTGTCACCGTATTGCAACGCTTTCTGGTCGCACCGGAGAGCCTATTTTGCTTGCAACGTTTGTCTTCATAATTG CTTTTGTGATGACATACACAAGGTTTATTCCAAGAATGAAAGCAAGGTATGATTATGGGCTTATGATTTTCATATTAACCTTCTCTTTGGTATCAGTTTCGGGTTATAGAGACTCTCAAGTTATCCAGACGGCACATATGCGAGTATCAACTATCATTATTGGTAGTTGTGTTTCTGTTGTTGTTTGTGTTTGTATTTGCCCCGTTTGGATTGGACAAGATCTTCACAATCTCGTTCTTGGAAACATTGAAAAACTTGGTGCTTTTCTTCTAG GATTTGGAAATGAGTACTTTGATGGTGAATCTGATAATGAGGACAAGTCATTCCTTGAAAATTATAAAGGTGTTCTCACTTCAAAGAACACAGAAGAGAATATG GCCAATTTTGCAAAATGGGAGCCGGGGCATGGCAAGTTCAAGTTCTTCCATCCATGGAAACAATATCTGAAAATTGGAAACCTGTCAAGGGAATGTGCCTTCAAGATTGAAGCTCTTTACAACAACCTTCACTCCGAATTCAAG AGTCCAAAGGAGACAAGGAGCAAATTCTCGGAGGCGTGCAAAATTGTTAGCATGGAAAGTGGAAAAGCGCTGAAAGAATTGGGAGCAACAGCAAAGAAGATGCAAAGATCAAGGAAAGCTGCTGAGCATAttgaaaatgcaaaaagaaTAGCAGAAAATGTGAAGTTAGTTCTGAAGATAAACAAATGGGAATGGGAAGGAGAATCTTTAGTAGATATAGTACAAGTAGGCACAGTTTGTTTGGTTCTATTGGAGATAATACAAAGCatagaaaaaattgaagaggcTATAAATGAACTGGCAAACATGGCTGATTTCGACACACTTTCGCTGCAACACCCTCGTGGAGTGGTTCACTCCGCAATAGTGCAACCAATTCCCAAATGTGTCGATGCTATTGTAGTCACTGTCAGGGAATAA